From the Gammaproteobacteria bacterium genome, one window contains:
- the yidC gene encoding membrane protein insertase YidC — MDNVRLILYLSFALVLFLLWERWQEWQTPPSAQAQAPSGVSGPPAVHDAGPGAGAAQQPDADLPEAVVATPRAGQAPASAGRRAASRRIRVRTDTVEMMIDSRGGDIRSLKLLQVPVSLDTPEVPFTLFDENAEVYVVQSGLLHDRINGVAAAQLKKLAPSHHEHYRADAGDYALDDGADELRVVLRWNNGAGIEADKIYTLRRGSYLVDIEHIVRNRGGERWVGRQYRQLRRSEIPDAGARLLYTFTGAAWYDGKYNKLAFDELDEQPLEQRVTGGWVAMLQHYFVSALLGDDENDFYTRVTRGERGAEYIIGMRSYPVTVEPGGDGRFSTRLFAGPKLQNHMDEIADGLELTTDYGILTLLSKPLFWLLDKINNLVGNWGLAIVLLTVLIKLAFYKLSETSYKSMARMRKLQPSLMSLRERYQDDKERQHKEMMAFYKKEKINPLGGCLPIVVQIPVFIALYWVLLESVELRQAPFMLWINDLSTRDPYFVLPLLMGATMLIQTKLNPTPPDPLQAKVMMALPVIFTVFFAFFPAGLVLYWFVNNLLSIAQQWMINRRIEAA, encoded by the coding sequence ATGGACAACGTTCGCCTCATACTCTACCTGTCGTTCGCGCTGGTGCTGTTTCTGCTGTGGGAGCGCTGGCAGGAATGGCAGACGCCGCCGTCGGCGCAGGCGCAGGCGCCGTCCGGCGTTTCCGGGCCGCCCGCCGTGCACGACGCCGGGCCGGGCGCAGGCGCCGCGCAGCAGCCCGACGCCGACCTGCCCGAGGCGGTCGTGGCGACGCCGCGCGCCGGGCAGGCGCCGGCGTCCGCCGGGCGGCGCGCGGCGAGCCGGCGCATCCGCGTGCGCACCGACACGGTGGAGATGATGATAGACAGCCGCGGCGGCGACATCCGCAGCCTGAAACTGCTGCAAGTTCCGGTGTCGCTGGACACGCCGGAGGTGCCGTTCACGCTGTTCGACGAGAACGCCGAAGTCTATGTCGTCCAGTCCGGGCTGCTGCACGACCGCATCAACGGCGTGGCCGCGGCGCAACTGAAAAAACTGGCGCCGTCGCACCACGAGCATTACCGCGCCGACGCCGGCGATTATGCGCTGGACGACGGCGCCGACGAACTGCGCGTCGTGCTGCGCTGGAACAACGGCGCCGGCATCGAGGCCGACAAGATCTACACGCTGCGCCGCGGCAGTTACCTGGTGGACATCGAACACATCGTGCGCAACCGCGGCGGCGAGCGGTGGGTCGGGCGCCAGTACCGCCAGTTGCGGCGCAGTGAAATCCCGGATGCCGGCGCGCGCCTGCTCTACACCTTCACCGGCGCCGCCTGGTACGACGGCAAGTACAACAAACTCGCGTTTGACGAACTGGACGAGCAGCCTCTGGAGCAGCGCGTCACCGGCGGCTGGGTCGCGATGCTTCAGCATTACTTTGTCAGCGCGCTGCTGGGCGACGACGAAAACGACTTCTACACGCGCGTCACGCGCGGCGAGCGCGGCGCCGAATACATCATCGGCATGCGCTCCTACCCGGTGACGGTCGAGCCGGGCGGCGACGGGCGTTTCAGCACCCGCCTGTTCGCGGGCCCCAAACTGCAAAACCACATGGACGAAATCGCCGACGGTCTTGAACTGACGACCGACTACGGCATCCTGACCTTGCTGTCAAAGCCGCTGTTCTGGCTGCTCGACAAGATCAACAACCTGGTCGGCAACTGGGGGCTGGCGATTGTGCTGCTGACGGTGCTGATCAAACTGGCGTTCTACAAACTCTCCGAGACCAGTTACAAATCCATGGCGCGCATGCGCAAACTGCAACCGAGCCTGATGAGTTTGCGCGAACGCTACCAGGACGACAAGGAACGCCAGCACAAGGAGATGATGGCGTTCTACAAGAAAGAGAAAATCAACCCGCTCGGCGGCTGCCTGCCGATTGTCGTGCAGATTCCGGTGTTCATCGCGCTTTACTGGGTGCTGCTGGAAAGCGTCGAATTGCGCCAGGCGCCGTTCATGCTGTGGATCAACGACCTCTCGACGCGCGACCCGTATTTCGTGCTGCCGCTGCTGATGGGCGCGACGATGCTGATACAGACCAAACTGAACCCGACGCCGCCCGACCCGCTGCAGGCGAAAGTGATGATGGCGCTGCCGGTTATCTTCACGGTGTTCTTCGCGTTCTTTCCGGCGGGGCTGGTGCTGTACTGGTTTGTCAACAACCTGTTGTCCATTGCCCAGCAATGGATGATCAACCGGCGGATTGAAGCAGCCTGA
- the radC gene encoding DNA repair protein RadC, with protein sequence MGREVINEWPRHERPREKLLKRGASVLTDAELLAVVIGSGTRGNSALDIARGLLVDCGSLRAIVGADRAHLCRNTGLGAARYARLQAALEIMRRTLTESMRENDVLADAADTRNYLTLKMRDYGHEVFACLFLDGAHRLIAFEELFHGTIDGASVYPREVVKRALYHNAAAAVFAHNHPSGRSEPSLTDRLITRTLKQSLELIGVRVLDHFVVGEVITSFVDRNLL encoded by the coding sequence ATGGGGCGGGAAGTTATCAACGAGTGGCCGCGGCACGAGAGGCCGCGCGAGAAACTGCTGAAGCGGGGGGCGTCGGTGCTGACGGATGCCGAATTGCTTGCGGTTGTCATCGGTTCCGGCACGCGCGGCAACAGCGCGCTGGACATCGCGCGCGGGCTGCTTGTCGATTGCGGCAGTCTGCGCGCGATTGTCGGCGCCGACCGTGCGCACCTGTGCCGCAACACGGGCCTCGGCGCGGCGCGTTACGCCCGCTTGCAGGCCGCGCTTGAAATCATGCGCCGCACGCTGACCGAGTCCATGCGCGAGAACGATGTGCTGGCCGACGCCGCAGACACCCGCAATTACCTGACGCTGAAAATGCGCGATTACGGCCACGAGGTGTTCGCCTGCCTGTTTCTCGACGGCGCCCACCGCCTGATTGCCTTTGAGGAGTTATTCCACGGCACGATAGACGGCGCCAGCGTCTATCCGCGCGAGGTCGTCAAGCGCGCGCTGTACCACAACGCCGCCGCCGCGGTTTTCGCGCACAACCATCCGTCGGGGCGGTCGGAGCCGAGCCTCACCGACCGCCTCATCACGCGCACATTGAAGCAGTCGCTGGAACTGATCGGCGTGCGCGTGCTCGACCACTTTGTTGTCGGCGAAGTGATTACTTCGTTTGTTGACCGCAATCTTCTGTGA
- a CDS encoding tRNA modification GTPase — translation MTTTENAATPGDTIAAVATPPGRAGIGVIRVSGPRAAAIGAALTGAAANLAERRASFCRFLDRSGDVLDEGIAIFFKAPASFTGEDVLEIHAHGSPVVLGALLDRIFNLGARPAHPGEFSQRAFLNGKYDLAQLEAVADLVNSSSIQAARSAQRVLQGEFSRAIARLSAEMKELRVLTEAALDFPEEDVDVVGDYQLVQRLEALIASIRDIIKRAAHGARLTEGAELVIAGRPNAGKSSLLNRLSQTDEAIVSALAGTTRDIVKSEILLDGIPLRILDTAGLAAPGDTARPASSRAPQPDAAAISASGDAIEEEGMRRALRAMDAADIVLLLVDATAGIGAAERAVTRRLPDDTPILTVFNKADLTTDRRDTNADLWISAKTGEGLDNLRALIKQKIIMPDSAMTGATTTGGSPVSGNPTSDGTTNDGTTGGSPTDAVATDSAENAIAARRRHLDALSRAQQSLQHALEHLRPATARTELAAEGLKQAQQSLATITGTYTTEDLLGDIFADFCIGK, via the coding sequence ATGACGACGACTGAAAATGCAGCCACGCCGGGCGATACGATTGCGGCGGTTGCGACGCCGCCCGGCAGGGCCGGCATCGGCGTCATCCGCGTCAGCGGCCCGCGCGCCGCCGCCATCGGCGCCGCGCTGACCGGCGCCGCCGCCAATCTTGCCGAACGCAGAGCCTCGTTTTGCCGCTTTCTCGACCGCAGCGGCGATGTGCTGGACGAGGGCATCGCCATTTTCTTCAAGGCGCCGGCCAGTTTCACCGGCGAGGATGTGCTGGAGATTCACGCCCACGGCAGCCCCGTCGTGCTCGGCGCGCTGCTCGACAGAATCTTCAATCTCGGCGCGCGGCCCGCGCACCCCGGCGAGTTCAGCCAGCGCGCGTTCCTCAACGGCAAGTACGACCTGGCGCAACTGGAGGCGGTGGCCGACCTCGTCAACAGTTCCAGCATCCAGGCGGCGCGCAGCGCGCAGCGCGTGCTGCAGGGCGAGTTTTCACGCGCCATCGCGCGACTGTCGGCGGAGATGAAGGAATTGCGCGTGCTGACCGAGGCGGCGCTCGACTTCCCGGAAGAGGATGTGGATGTCGTCGGCGACTACCAACTGGTGCAGCGGCTGGAGGCGCTGATTGCATCCATCCGCGACATCATCAAAAGGGCCGCGCACGGCGCGCGCCTGACCGAGGGCGCCGAACTCGTCATCGCGGGCCGCCCGAACGCCGGCAAGTCCAGCCTGCTGAACCGCCTGTCACAAACCGACGAGGCCATCGTCAGCGCCCTCGCCGGCACCACCCGCGACATCGTAAAGAGCGAAATCCTGCTGGACGGCATCCCCCTGCGCATCCTCGACACCGCCGGCCTCGCCGCGCCCGGCGACACCGCGAGGCCGGCAAGCAGCCGTGCGCCGCAGCCCGATGCCGCCGCCATCAGCGCATCCGGCGACGCAATCGAGGAAGAAGGCATGCGCCGCGCGTTGCGGGCAATGGACGCCGCCGACATCGTGCTGCTGCTGGTGGACGCGACCGCCGGCATCGGCGCCGCCGAACGCGCCGTCACCCGCCGCCTGCCGGACGACACACCGATACTGACCGTCTTCAACAAGGCCGACCTGACAACGGACCGCCGGGACACAAACGCCGACCTCTGGATCTCCGCCAAAACCGGCGAGGGCCTGGACAATCTGCGCGCCCTGATCAAACAAAAAATCATCATGCCCGACAGCGCCATGACCGGCGCCACCACGACCGGCGGCAGCCCAGTCAGTGGCAACCCAACCAGCGACGGCACAACCAACGACGGCACAACCGGCGGCAGCCCAACCGATGCCGTCGCGACCGACAGCGCCGAAAACGCCATCGCCGCCCGCCGCCGCCACCTCGACGCCCTGTCGCGAGCACAACAATCCCTGCAACACGCCCTCGAACACCTGCGCCCCGCCACCGCCCGCACCGAACTCGCCGCCGAAGGCCTGAAACAAGCCCAACAATCCCTCGCCACCATCACCGGCACCTACACCACCGAAGACCTGTTAGGCGACATCTTCGCCGACTTCTGCATCGGCAAGTAA
- a CDS encoding 8-amino-7-oxononanoate synthase gives MKDPRADLEARRRLHLYRERGVSDGPAGPRRRWNGREVLSFCSNDYLGLAADARVIEAGVRGLRRYGVGAGASCLINGYTAAHRELEEGLAAFLSRERALLFASGYMANLGVIATLAGRTSHLFEDRLNHASLLDAGVLSRAHLHRYPHCDTAFLRAQLRGLDDCVVASDAVFSMDGDLAPLGELAALCADAGALLVVDDAHGIGVLGNSGAGATELAGLGQREAPLLVGTLGKAFGVCGAFAAGSAEWIEALVQHARTYLYTTAPPPALACAAAESLNLVRGEGWRRRKLLEHVALFRRLAGQAGLACLPSETPIQGVVTGGAEAALVLSRALLDDGLHVAAIRPPTVPEGGARLRITLSAAHTPGEIERLVESLARHLERGVGGG, from the coding sequence ATGAAAGACCCGCGCGCAGACCTTGAGGCGCGCAGGCGGCTGCACCTGTACCGCGAGCGCGGCGTCAGCGACGGCCCGGCGGGGCCGCGGCGGCGCTGGAACGGGCGCGAGGTGCTGTCGTTTTGCAGCAACGACTATCTGGGGCTGGCGGCGGATGCGCGCGTTATTGAAGCCGGCGTGCGCGGCCTGCGGCGTTACGGCGTCGGCGCCGGCGCGTCGTGCCTGATCAACGGCTACACGGCGGCGCACCGCGAACTGGAAGAGGGCCTGGCGGCGTTTCTGTCGCGCGAGCGCGCGCTGCTGTTCGCGTCGGGCTACATGGCCAATCTCGGCGTTATCGCCACGCTCGCCGGCAGAACCAGTCATCTGTTTGAAGACCGCCTCAATCACGCCTCGCTGCTGGACGCCGGCGTGCTGTCGAGGGCGCACCTGCACCGCTACCCGCATTGCGACACCGCCTTTCTGCGCGCGCAACTGCGCGGGCTGGACGACTGCGTTGTCGCAAGTGACGCGGTGTTCAGCATGGACGGCGACCTCGCGCCGCTGGGCGAACTCGCCGCGCTGTGCGCCGACGCCGGCGCGCTGCTGGTGGTGGACGACGCCCACGGCATCGGCGTGCTTGGCAACAGCGGCGCCGGCGCGACTGAACTGGCCGGGCTTGGGCAGCGCGAGGCGCCGCTGCTGGTCGGCACGCTCGGCAAGGCGTTCGGCGTGTGCGGCGCGTTTGCGGCGGGCAGCGCGGAATGGATCGAGGCGCTGGTGCAGCACGCGCGCACCTATCTCTACACGACCGCGCCGCCGCCGGCGCTGGCGTGCGCCGCCGCCGAGAGTTTGAACCTGGTGCGCGGCGAAGGCTGGCGGCGGCGCAAACTGCTTGAACATGTCGCGCTGTTTCGCCGCCTCGCCGGACAGGCCGGCCTGGCGTGCCTGCCGTCCGAAACGCCGATTCAGGGTGTCGTGACCGGCGGCGCGGAAGCGGCCCTTGTTTTGTCGCGGGCGCTGCTGGACGACGGCCTGCATGTCGCCGCCATCCGCCCGCCGACCGTGCCCGAAGGCGGCGCGCGCCTGCGAATCACGCTGTCCGCCGCGCACACACCCGGCGAGATTGAACGGCTGGTTGAGTCGTTGGCGCGGCATCTGGAGCGGGGTGTTGGGGGGGGCTGA
- a CDS encoding DUF599 family protein: MFTIPDLTLLDIAAFGWFILCWFGYVWIADHTRWARRSASALINERRQMWMRNMALRGVMRMVDTMIHGSLANGVAFFASTSILMVGGLLAILGATDEAIAVVAGLPFGVKVSPILWQLKVLMMVVIFVYSFFKFAWCYRLYNYCAILVGSIPPDDELTPEKLTETQRIGRLYSLAGSQFNNGLRAYFFALAALGWFLHPVLFIGATAWVVLVLYRREFHSRSFRILSE; the protein is encoded by the coding sequence ATGTTCACCATTCCCGACCTGACGCTGCTCGACATCGCCGCCTTTGGCTGGTTTATCTTGTGCTGGTTCGGCTATGTGTGGATTGCCGACCACACGCGCTGGGCCAGGCGCAGCGCCAGCGCGCTGATCAACGAACGCCGCCAGATGTGGATGCGCAACATGGCGCTGCGCGGCGTGATGCGCATGGTGGACACGATGATACACGGCTCGCTCGCCAACGGCGTGGCGTTCTTCGCCTCGACTTCCATCCTGATGGTCGGCGGCCTGCTGGCCATACTCGGCGCCACCGACGAGGCCATCGCGGTGGTGGCGGGGCTGCCGTTCGGCGTCAAGGTGTCGCCGATACTGTGGCAATTGAAGGTGCTGATGATGGTCGTCATCTTCGTCTATTCCTTCTTCAAGTTCGCGTGGTGCTACCGGCTTTACAACTACTGCGCGATCCTGGTCGGCTCGATTCCGCCCGACGATGAACTGACGCCGGAGAAACTCACCGAAACCCAACGCATCGGGCGGCTTTACAGCCTCGCCGGAAGCCAGTTCAACAACGGGCTGCGCGCCTACTTCTTCGCGCTGGCCGCGCTCGGCTGGTTTCTGCACCCGGTGCTGTTCATCGGCGCCACGGCGTGGGTCGTGCTGGTGCTCTACCGCCGCGAGTTCCACTCGCGCTCGTTCAGAATACTCAGCGAATAA
- a CDS encoding phosphoribosyltransferase family protein, translated as MMVWTPDWIPGLLTRRASRSHATGDRMTGRIPGLLTRRLFARRCPLCCVPETDGGLCRDCVEALPALGPHCRICCEPLAMPASLPAPLRARGLATPPPPPLPAPLPAPLCTRGLAASPPLPKRCLVASPLLAPLPLCARCLAAPPRYERVLAPCLYAPMADRMIREFKYGRRIEWAAPIGKMLARHVRAADGGLPGALVPVPLHRERLRRRGFNQSLEIARVLSAELGVRLEAACVAKTRRTVPQTALDAKRRRRNLNGAFHLRRRPRAQRVAIVDDVMTTGATVGEMAKVLARAGVAHIEVWVAARAAA; from the coding sequence ATGATGGTTTGGACGCCGGACTGGATACCGGGCCTGCTGACGCGCCGCGCCAGTCGTTCGCACGCGACCGGGGACCGGATGACAGGCCGGATACCGGGCCTGCTGACGCGGCGGTTGTTCGCGCGCCGCTGTCCGCTGTGCTGCGTGCCGGAGACCGACGGCGGCTTGTGCCGCGATTGCGTGGAAGCGCTGCCGGCGCTCGGGCCGCATTGCCGCATCTGCTGCGAGCCGCTCGCCATGCCGGCGTCGCTGCCCGCGCCATTGCGCGCACGCGGTCTCGCCACGCCGCCGCCGCCGCCGCTGCCCGCACCGTTGCCCGCGCCATTGTGCACACGCGGTCTCGCCGCATCGCCGCCGTTGCCCAAACGTTGTCTCGTCGCATCGCCGCTGTTGGCGCCGTTGCCGCTGTGCGCGCGGTGTCTCGCCGCGCCGCCGCGCTACGAACGGGTGCTGGCGCCCTGCCTCTACGCGCCGATGGCCGACCGGATGATTCGGGAATTCAAGTATGGCCGTCGCATTGAGTGGGCGGCGCCCATCGGCAAAATGCTGGCGCGCCATGTCCGCGCCGCGGACGGCGGCCTGCCCGGCGCGCTGGTGCCGGTGCCGCTGCACCGCGAACGTCTTCGCCGGCGCGGCTTCAACCAGTCGCTGGAGATTGCCCGCGTGCTGTCGGCGGAACTCGGTGTGCGGCTGGAGGCGGCCTGCGTCGCCAAAACGCGGCGCACGGTGCCGCAGACCGCGCTCGACGCGAAACGCCGCCGCCGCAACCTGAACGGCGCGTTTCATCTGCGCCGCCGCCCGCGCGCGCAGCGCGTCGCCATCGTGGACGATGTGATGACGACCGGCGCCACCGTCGGCGAGATGGCGAAGGTGCTCGCGCGCGCCGGTGTCGCGCACATCGAGGTTTGGGTCGCGGCGCGCGCCGCGGCGTGA
- the bioB gene encoding biotin synthase BioB: MNDHTPPLRHEPRHELRHDWSRHEITALLATAFNDLLLKAHQVHRTFHDPNKVQISTLLSIKTGACPEDCAYCPQSARYQTPVAPQRLLDVDEVVAAARDARAHGADRFCMGAAWREPKERDLARVSEMVAAVKALGLETCATLGMLDAAQARRLADAGLDYYNHNLDTSPEFYGHVITTRVYQERLDTLEHVRNAGVKVCCGGILGMGETRDDRAGLLQQLANLPQHPESVPINMLVQIEGTPLYGAAQLDPLEFVRTVAAARVLMPRAWVRLSAGREEMSDEMQALCFFAGANSIFHGEKLLTAPNPETHSDRRLFQRLDIEPVAARRG, from the coding sequence ATGAACGACCACACCCCCCCATTGCGTCATGAGCCGCGCCACGAGTTGCGCCACGACTGGAGCAGGCACGAAATAACGGCGCTGCTCGCCACCGCGTTCAACGACCTGCTGCTGAAAGCGCACCAGGTTCACCGCACCTTTCACGACCCGAACAAGGTGCAAATCAGCACGCTGCTGTCCATCAAGACCGGCGCCTGCCCGGAAGACTGCGCCTACTGCCCGCAAAGCGCGCGCTACCAGACGCCGGTGGCGCCGCAGCGATTGCTGGATGTGGACGAGGTCGTGGCCGCGGCGCGCGACGCCAGGGCGCACGGTGCCGACCGCTTCTGCATGGGCGCGGCGTGGCGCGAGCCGAAGGAGCGCGACCTTGCGCGGGTGTCGGAGATGGTCGCCGCGGTCAAGGCGCTGGGGCTTGAGACCTGCGCGACGCTCGGCATGCTGGACGCGGCGCAGGCGCGGCGGCTGGCCGACGCCGGCCTCGATTACTACAACCACAACCTCGACACTTCGCCGGAGTTTTACGGCCATGTCATCACGACGCGCGTCTATCAGGAGCGCCTCGACACGCTGGAGCATGTCCGCAACGCCGGCGTCAAGGTCTGCTGCGGCGGCATACTCGGCATGGGCGAGACGCGCGACGACCGCGCCGGCCTGTTGCAGCAACTGGCCAACCTGCCGCAGCACCCGGAATCGGTGCCGATCAATATGCTGGTGCAGATTGAGGGCACGCCGCTTTACGGCGCGGCGCAACTCGACCCGCTGGAGTTCGTGCGCACCGTCGCCGCCGCGCGCGTGCTGATGCCGCGCGCGTGGGTGCGGCTGTCGGCGGGGCGCGAGGAGATGTCCGACGAGATGCAGGCGCTGTGTTTCTTCGCCGGCGCCAACTCGATCTTCCACGGCGAAAAACTGCTGACCGCGCCGAACCCGGAAACGCACAGCGACCGCCGCCTGTTCCAGCGGCTTGATATCGAACCCGTCGCCGCCCGCCGCGGCTGA
- the recQ gene encoding DNA helicase RecQ: MDTPEPLTGPMADARRILQNVFGHPGFRLQQEDAIADLLAGRDALVLMPTGGGKSLCYQIPAMVRGGVGVVISPLIALMKDQVDALRQSGVRAACLNSALDWHEIREAEAAVEDGALDLLYIAPERLLQARTLDWLDAQRLSLFAIDEAHCVSQWGHDFREEYRQLSVLRERYPGVPRIALTATADAPTQRDIIVQLQLSDARAYRNSFNRPNIRYTIRDGENSRERLWQFLAGRHPNNAGIVYCLSRQKVEETAAWLSGRGRCALAYHAGLPAETRRRHQERFLREDGVIIVATVAFGMGIDKPDVRFVAHLSLPKSIEAYYQETGRAGRDGLPADAWMSYGMKEIVIFRQWLRESQAGEDHKRDAHRKLEAMIGLCELTTCRRRAILEYFGETAAAACGNCDNCLEPPQTWDGTEAAQKAMSCVYRTGQRFGVHYLVNVLLGKSDERIRRFNHDRLSVFGIGAGHSAAQWRSIFRQLVAGGCLMVDTERYGALRLTDEARPVLRGERTLRLREAHRAAARPAIARSAEAPPIAPGDEALWEALRALRLKLAQEQGVPPYVVFHDAVLRQMAHLRPQDKDQLAALSGVGEYKLQRYGDDFLNAVRQHPRPEAGPESEAP, from the coding sequence ATGGATACTCCAGAACCCCTGACCGGCCCGATGGCCGACGCCCGCCGGATTCTTCAGAACGTTTTCGGCCACCCCGGTTTCCGCTTGCAGCAGGAGGACGCCATCGCCGACCTGCTGGCCGGGCGCGATGCGCTGGTGCTGATGCCCACCGGCGGCGGCAAGTCGCTGTGCTACCAGATACCGGCGATGGTGCGCGGCGGTGTCGGCGTTGTCATCTCGCCGCTCATCGCGCTGATGAAAGACCAGGTGGATGCGCTGCGCCAGTCCGGTGTGCGCGCCGCCTGCCTGAACTCGGCGCTGGATTGGCATGAAATCCGCGAGGCCGAGGCCGCGGTCGAGGACGGCGCGCTCGACTTGCTCTACATCGCGCCGGAACGCCTGCTGCAAGCGCGCACGCTCGACTGGCTCGACGCGCAGCGCCTGTCGCTGTTCGCGATAGACGAGGCGCATTGCGTGTCGCAGTGGGGGCACGATTTCCGCGAGGAGTACCGGCAACTGTCGGTGCTGCGCGAGCGCTACCCCGGGGTGCCGCGCATCGCCCTGACCGCCACCGCCGACGCGCCGACGCAGCGCGACATCATCGTGCAACTGCAACTGTCCGACGCGCGTGCCTATCGCAACAGTTTCAACCGCCCCAACATCCGCTACACAATCCGCGACGGCGAAAACAGCCGCGAGCGCCTGTGGCAATTCCTCGCCGGCCGGCACCCGAACAACGCCGGCATCGTCTATTGCCTGTCGCGCCAGAAAGTCGAGGAGACCGCCGCGTGGCTCAGCGGGCGCGGGCGCTGCGCGCTTGCGTATCACGCCGGCCTGCCCGCCGAAACCCGCCGCAGGCACCAGGAGCGCTTCCTGCGCGAGGACGGCGTCATCATCGTCGCCACCGTCGCCTTCGGCATGGGCATAGACAAGCCCGATGTGCGCTTCGTCGCCCACCTGTCGCTGCCGAAGAGCATCGAGGCGTACTACCAGGAAACGGGCCGCGCCGGGCGCGACGGCCTGCCCGCCGACGCCTGGATGAGTTACGGCATGAAGGAAATCGTCATCTTCCGCCAGTGGCTGCGCGAGTCGCAGGCGGGCGAGGACCACAAGCGCGATGCCCACCGCAAACTGGAGGCCATGATCGGCCTGTGCGAACTGACCACCTGCCGCCGCCGCGCCATCCTCGAGTATTTCGGCGAGACCGCCGCCGCCGCGTGCGGCAACTGCGACAACTGCCTGGAGCCGCCGCAAACCTGGGACGGCACCGAGGCCGCGCAGAAGGCGATGTCGTGCGTGTACCGCACCGGCCAGCGTTTCGGCGTTCATTACCTGGTCAATGTGCTGCTCGGCAAAAGCGACGAGCGCATCCGCCGCTTCAATCATGACCGCCTGAGCGTGTTCGGCATCGGCGCCGGCCACAGCGCCGCGCAATGGCGCTCCATTTTCCGCCAGTTGGTGGCCGGCGGCTGCCTGATGGTGGACACGGAACGCTACGGCGCACTGCGCCTGACCGACGAGGCGCGCCCGGTGCTGCGCGGCGAACGCACGCTGCGCCTGCGCGAGGCACACCGCGCCGCCGCCCGCCCCGCCATCGCCCGCTCCGCCGAGGCGCCGCCAATCGCGCCCGGCGACGAGGCGCTGTGGGAGGCGCTGCGCGCACTGCGCCTGAAACTCGCGCAGGAACAGGGCGTGCCGCCCTATGTCGTCTTCCACGACGCCGTCCTGCGGCAAATGGCGCACCTGCGCCCGCAAGACAAAGACCAACTGGCCGCCCTCTCCGGTGTCGGCGAATACAAACTGCAACGCTACGGCGATGATTTCCTCAATGCGGTCCGCCAGCACCCGCGACCCGAAGCGGGGCCGGAAAGCGAGGCGCCGTAA
- the ubiA gene encoding 4-hydroxybenzoate octaprenyltransferase codes for MFGKLKLYAELARLHRPIGIYLLLWPTLWALWFAADGPPARSLLLIFAAGVVLMRSAGCVINDYADRKLDTLVARTRTRPIASGRVRPGEALALFAVLALAAFALVLMTNTATVLMAVVALALAASYPLMKRLHPLPQVHLGLAFGWAIPMAWVAHAQTVPPAPIWLLYAANVAWSVAYDTMYAMADRDDDIKAGIRSTAILFSEMAGDRDRWLVGAFQAAALALLFAAGRVEDLGLFFNAGLAVAACFALHQQRLIRSRRADDCLAAFANNHYFGLAVFTGLFVEWL; via the coding sequence ATGTTCGGCAAACTGAAACTGTACGCGGAACTGGCGCGCCTGCACCGCCCCATCGGCATCTACCTGCTGCTGTGGCCGACATTGTGGGCGCTGTGGTTCGCCGCCGACGGCCCCCCCGCCAGAAGCCTGCTGCTGATTTTCGCCGCCGGCGTCGTGCTGATGCGCTCGGCGGGCTGCGTCATCAACGACTACGCCGACCGCAAACTGGACACGCTGGTTGCAAGAACGCGCACCCGCCCGATTGCAAGCGGGCGCGTGCGGCCCGGCGAGGCGCTGGCGCTGTTCGCGGTGCTGGCGCTGGCGGCGTTCGCACTGGTGCTGATGACCAACACGGCGACGGTGCTGATGGCCGTCGTCGCGCTGGCGCTGGCCGCCTCCTACCCGCTGATGAAGCGCCTGCACCCGCTGCCGCAGGTGCATCTGGGGCTGGCCTTCGGCTGGGCGATTCCGATGGCCTGGGTCGCCCACGCGCAGACTGTTCCGCCGGCGCCGATCTGGCTGCTCTACGCCGCCAATGTGGCGTGGTCGGTCGCCTACGACACGATGTACGCGATGGCCGACCGCGACGACGACATCAAGGCCGGCATCCGCTCCACCGCCATTTTGTTCAGCGAGATGGCCGGCGACCGCGACCGCTGGCTGGTCGGCGCGTTCCAGGCGGCGGCGCTGGCGCTGCTGTTCGCCGCCGGGCGCGTCGAGGATCTGGGGCTTTTCTTCAACGCCGGGCTGGCCGTCGCCGCGTGCTTCGCGCTGCACCAGCAACGCCTGATTCGCAGCCGCCGCGCCGACGACTGCCTTGCCGCCTTCGCCAACAACCACTACTTCGGCCTGGCGGTTTTCACCGGCCTGTTTGTCGAGTGGCTGTGA